The DNA region GAGGATCCCGGCCGGGATCTCGGTGGCGAGCTGGAAGAGCGCGGTGCTGCGGGCCTGATTGGGCCGGATCCCGAGCTGGTTCAGCCGCTGGGTCAGCTGTGTGGTGCTGATCGGCCGTCCGGGCTGGCCGCCAGGGAAGAGCCATGGAGACGGAGTCAAGGCCCCGATGGTGGCGTGACCCTTGCGGTTCGCGGCAACCAGGCGGGCCAGTGCGGCGACGGGCTCGGGCAACCGGACGGGGGCATCGCCAAGGTGGAGACGTACTTCCTGGGCGCTGGCCTCGACGTCCTCGGTGGTCAACCGGCTGATCGCTGACGGTCCTTGGGCGTAAAGGAGGAGAAGGAGTCCTGCGAGGCGGTCTTCTGGTTTGAGGGTGTCGTCGTGCAGGAGTCGGCGTGCGACGTTCCATCGATGCTCGTCATCGAGTGGCTGGGTGGGGCCGTGCCAGCGGACGGCGGGGACGTGGACGGTGGTGAGCTTGTTGGTGCGAGCCCAGCGGATGAAGTGTCCGGCCGTGTGGCGGTAGGTGGCGGAGTCGTCGGTGAGCCACTGGTCGAGGTCGGCCTGCTGGCAGGTCTCCAAGGCGAGGTCGTGAGCTTTCAGCCAGGTCAGGAAGGCGACGGCCGCGTGGGTTCGTTGACGCGCGGACATGAACTGCTGCGGGGTCAGGGGTCGGCTGTTGCTGCGTCGACGTAGTCGCCGGACCAGGTGCCATATCGCGTACCGGTGCAGGACTTTGCGCTGTTCGGGGTCTTGCTGTGATGCAAGAAGGCCGGTGAGGAAGCGTTCGAGGCGGACCATGTACTCGTCCCGCTCGGACAGTGCACCGACGCCGACGAGGACTTGGCGGAGGTGAGCGAGAGGTGGGCTGTCGGGCAGCTCGTCGAGGGCCTCGTGAGTCAGGGCTCGTCTGCTGGCCGCGAGGTCGGCCAGAACCGGAGACACGGACGGCTTGTTCAGCCACCGCTTGGCGGTGATGGGGTGCTCGGCGGTGGCGATGTTGTTCCGCAGGACTTCGAGAGCGGGGTGGAGGGCATCGGATGGAGGGCCCAGGAGCTCGTTGAGGCGCCGGTTGATGAGACAGCGAGCGCACTGGCCGGGGTGCGGGTAGTCGGGATCGCTGCAGGTGGGACAGGTGTGCCAGACCTCAAGCGCGGTGCAGTCCGTGCAAAGGGGCTGGTCGAGAGTGCCGGAGACGACCGCCGCGACGCCGCCGCAGGCCGAGCACGGCGCTGAGCGATGCTGGCAGTCCAGGCACCATGGCCGACCCGTGGTGCGGGAGGTGCCGCAGGGCTTTTCCGCGTCGCAGATGCTGCAAGTCGCGGTGGGCAAAGAGGGGCAGCTCGCGCAGAGCGGACCGTCCGGTGTGCGGGTGTTCACGACCTTTCGCCGGCCGCAGTTGATGCAGGTCTCCAGGTTCGCCGGGGCACTGACCAGGCAGTTCGGACACACTGGCCGGCCTTGGTCGTCGCGGGTGGCGGGCTCTCGGCGGGCTCCGCATCCCGAGCACTCCTCGATGCGGGAGTGGGAGATGCACATGCGGCAGACCCGCTTTCCGTCCAGAGGCTTGTCGATGCGTACGACTCTGTGGCAGCCGGGGCAGGAGGGCCGGACGATCCCGGCGATGCCGGCCTCGTGCAGCAGGTCGATCAGTTTGAGGACCGCGCGGTGGGGTGCAAGGTGGCCTTCCCCGGTCAACAGAGCGGGGTTGGATTCCAGGGTCCAGGCGAGTTTCTGCTGGTAGGAGGGACGAGGCGCCGATCGGCGGACCGCGTCGGCGATCGTCTCTCGTCCGGCCTGCGGGTCCAGCGCGGCGATCAGGGCGCCGATCACTGCGATGGGGTCACGTCCGTCGGTGTCCGGGCACTTGCCGCATCGTGGCCGCCCGGCCCGGTCGCGTGAAGCGACCCGGCGGGCGTTTCCGCAGGCAGCACATGGCTCGGGCTGCGGCCCGCAGTTCCAGCAGTACCAGTCCTGACCGCGGCGCTGGAGAGTTCGCATCTGCCTGCCGCACTCGGCGCAACACGGCGGCGAGACCCTCTGGGCCCCGGCCTCACGCAGGGCGATGAGCAGGTCGCCGACGGCCCTGGGCGCCGGCGAGCGACCGTCGTTCAGCACGCGAGGATGCTCAGAGAGATGTGCCGCGAGGCGGCGTGACTTCGAGCGGCCGCCCGCGACGCTGGCGACCACGGCACGGATCCGGTCAGGCTCCAGCTGATGTTCGACGGCCGCGACCAGGTCCACGATGAGCCCGATCGGGTCGCAGACGGCCCGATCGGGGAGCCCGGGTGTGGTCACGGCCGCTCGAGACCGCGGATGCGGGCTCGCTTGGGTCGCAGGTCACCGACACCTGTCTCGGCACCAACGGCCTTCCTTGTCCGGGTAGTTGGTCCGGAACCTGCTGCGGCGACGGGCTCGATGAGGTCGTCCATGGTGCAGTTAAGGATGTCGAGCAGGGCCATGAGGATCTTCAGGCTGAGCCGCTCGGGGCGCTCGACGACGAGCCGGTAGACCTGGCTGGACGACAGGGTGATGCCCCGTTTGTCCAGTAGCGGGATGAGGTCGGTGGTGGAGAAGAGCCCACGGTCGGCCATGACCTTGCGCAGGTGCCAGTGGTAGTCGAGCTTCGCGGCCATCAGCGGTCCTTGTCTGCGGGGATCGGGGCGAGCGCGGGAGCAAGTGCCTTGTGGAGCATCGTGTTCATGAAGTCGTCGCTGACGTGGGTGTAGATGGCGGTAGAGCTGTCATTCTCGTGACCGACTTGCTGCTGCAGAAACCGCCGGTCAACCCCGTCCTCCGTGAGGTGGGTGACGTAAGAATGGCGAGCGGAGTGGACCGTCAGCGCCTTCGGGAGCTTCAGTGCGTCGCGGTAGGCGACGAACCGGGCATTGATCTCCGCCGGCTTGACCCGGCCGCCCCTCTCGGTCACCCACAACGCGGGGTGGTCCTCGCAGCCGAACCGCGGCCGTACGTTCTCCACGTAGTCGGCGACCGCATCCACCGCCCAGTCCATCACCGACAACACGTTCCGACGACGCGGTGGCTGACCCTTCTTCGCTTTGCCGTAGCGGACGTTGAGTGTGCCGTACCGGCCGAACTGCGGAGCCTTCGCGTTCCGCCCGAAGTCCACCACATCCAGCTTCGATGTCTCGGTCCGGCGCAGACCCCACCCGTAGATGACCTTGAAGAGGGTGGCGTCGCGGTAGGCGGCGAGGGCTCCCTTGCGCTTGGCCCGGACCGCCCGTTCGACCTGGTCGTCGGCGTAGTCGAGGAAGCGCTGGATCTCCTCGCGGGTGAACGGCCTCGCCTCGGGGCGCCCCTCGTAGTCATTGAGGTGGGCGATGGTGTTCCACCCGGTGGCAGATGGCCACCGGGTGAGTGCCGAAGGCGTCCTCGCAGGCCACCGACCAGCCGTAACGACCGTCGATCAAGAACTCGCTGAACAGGCGCAGACTGCCCTGATAGCTGCGGATCGTGGACGGCGCGAGGTGCTTCTCGCTGGTCAGCCACAGTGACCACTCGTCCACATGGCCAGGAGCCCAGGCCCACGGATATTCGTTGGTGTACTCCAGGAACCGGCGTACGAGTCGTTCCCGGGCGGTGACCGTGTCCTCGCGGAGCCCACGAGCGGCCTGTTGGGCCCTCCAGCCCCGCACCATCGCCTCGACCATCGCGTCCTGTGGACGCAGCTGGGCCACCCCGGAGACCAGCTCCAGTTGAGCCGCCCCCGCCAGGTCGGCACGTCGCTGTAGACCCACTTTCACCCTCCCCTTCAGAGGGCAAATCCTGCATCAGACGGGATCTGATCGCCAAACTCCCAGCTCAGGACGCCAAGTTGCAGGAGGATGGAGTCCTTGTCAGGCCCCGCCCTGACCTCGCGACCTGCGGTTTCTCGCCCGTCTGATGCAATTCCTGAGAGTTCCGGTAGTACTGCTGGGTGGTCTGCAACGACCGGTGCCCCATGAGCTCGCGCAGCACGTCGGGCAGGGTTCCGGCGTCGGCGTGCCGTTGGGCGTAGGAGTGGCGGTAGGAGTAGGGCACGACTTCCAGCTTGTGGAACTCGGTGCCGTCGGCCAGCAGCAGTGGGGGCATGGCGTTAATCCAGCGGCGGTGGACGTTGCCGATGTGCTGCATCCGGAACGGCTTGGTGCCTTCGGAGTTCTGCCGGGGCTGGGGGAAGAGGACCAGCTCGGACAGCTTGGTGTCTGGGAACCGGGCGCGGATGGCCTTCTTTTGCCGGACGATGATCTCTGCGGTGGAGTCCGGGATCGGCAGGCGCAGGCCGATGCGGTTGTTCTTGAAGTCGGTGTAGACGAGCACGGACTTGCCATGCTCGTCGGTCTCCATGCAGTCCCAGGGCAGGCATCCGATCTCGTCGGGGCGTCGCCCGGTATCGACGAGGAT from Streptomyces sp. NBC_01591 includes:
- a CDS encoding site-specific integrase, with amino-acid sequence MTTPGLPDRAVCDPIGLIVDLVAAVEHQLEPDRIRAVVASVAGGRSKSRRLAAHLSEHPRVLNDGRSPAPRAVGDLLIALREAGAQRVSPPCCAECGRQMRTLQRRGQDWYCWNCGPQPEPCAACGNARRVASRDRAGRPRCGKCPDTDGRDPIAVIGALIAALDPQAGRETIADAVRRSAPRPSYQQKLAWTLESNPALLTGEGHLAPHRAVLKLIDLLHEAGIAGIVRPSCPGCHRVVRIDKPLDGKRVCRMCISHSRIEECSGCGARREPATRDDQGRPVCPNCLVSAPANLETCINCGRRKVVNTRTPDGPLCASCPSLPTATCSICDAEKPCGTSRTTGRPWCLDCQHRSAPCSACGGVAAVVSGTLDQPLCTDCTALEVWHTCPTCSDPDYPHPGQCARCLINRRLNELLGPPSDALHPALEVLRNNIATAEHPITAKRWLNKPSVSPVLADLAASRRALTHEALDELPDSPPLAHLRQVLVGVGALSERDEYMVRLERFLTGLLASQQDPEQRKVLHRYAIWHLVRRLRRRSNSRPLTPQQFMSARQRTHAAVAFLTWLKAHDLALETCQQADLDQWLTDDSATYRHTAGHFIRWARTNKLTTVHVPAVRWHGPTQPLDDEHRWNVARRLLHDDTLKPEDRLAGLLLLLYAQGPSAISRLTTEDVEASAQEVRLHLGDAPVRLPEPVAALARLVAANRKGHATIGALTPSPWLFPGGQPGRPISTTQLTQRLNQLGIRPNQARSTALFQLATEIPAGILARTLGIHTDVAVAWQRLSAGDWATYAAEISHRTSRHDHEIASGDRCRDSRHE
- a CDS encoding helix-turn-helix domain-containing protein, which codes for MAAKLDYHWHLRKVMADRGLFSTTDLIPLLDKRGITLSSSQVYRLVVERPERLSLKILMALLDILNCTMDDLIEPVAAAGSGPTTRTRKAVGAETGVGDLRPKRARIRGLERP
- a CDS encoding tyrosine-type recombinase/integrase, giving the protein MAHLNDYEGRPEARPFTREEIQRFLDYADDQVERAVRAKRKGALAAYRDATLFKVIYGWGLRRTETSKLDVVDFGRNAKAPQFGRYGTLNVRYGKAKKGQPPRRRNVLSVMDWAVDAVADYVENVRPRFGCEDHPALWVTERGGRVKPAEINARFVAYRDALKLPKALTVHSARHSYVTHLTEDGVDRRFLQQQVGHENDSSTAIYTHVSDDFMNTMLHKALAPALAPIPADKDR